In the genome of Delphinus delphis chromosome 15, mDelDel1.2, whole genome shotgun sequence, one region contains:
- the RCC1L gene encoding RCC1-like G exchanging factor-like protein isoform X2, translating into MGNNSYGQCGRKVVENEVYSESHKVHRMQDFDGQVVQVACGQDHSLFLTDKGEVYSCGWGADGQTGLGHYNITSAPTKLAGDLAGVNVVQVATYGDCCLAVSVDGSLFGWGNSEYLQLASVTDSTQVNVPRCLPFSGVGRVKQAASGGTGCAVLNGEGHVFVWGYGILGKGPNLMETALPEMIPPTLFGLTEFNPGVQVSRICCGLSHFAALTNRGELFVWGKNIRGCLGIGRLEDQYFPWRVTMPGEPVDVACGVDHMVTLARSFI; encoded by the exons ATGGGGAACAATTCTTACGGGCAGTGTGGAAGAAAAGTGGTCGAAAATGAAGTTTACAG TGAAAGTCACAAAGTCCATAGGATGCAGGACTTCGATGGACAGGTGGTCCAG GTCGCCTGCGGTCAGGACCATAGTCTGTTCCTGACGGATAAAGGAGAAGTGTATTCTTGTGGATGGGGCGCGGATGGGCAAACAG GTCTGGGTCACTACAATATCACCAGCGCACCCACCAAGCTGGCTGGAGACCTTGCCGGAGTGAACGTTGTCCAGGTGGCCACCTACGGGGACTGCTGCCTGGCTGTGTCGGTCGATGGCAGCCTCTTCGGGTGGGGGAACTCTGAGTACCTGCAGCTGGCCTCTGTCACGGACTCCACACAG GTGAACGTCCCCCGGTGCCTGCCCTTCTCAGGAGTCGGGCGGGTGAAGCAGGCTGCGAGTGGGGGCACAGGCTGTGCTGTACTAAACG GAGAAGGACATGTTTTCGTCTGGGGCTATGGAATTCTTGGGAAAGGACCAAACCTCATGGAAACTGCCCTTCCAGAAATGATTCCACCCACTCTCTTTGGCTTGACGGAGTTCAATCCAGGAGTCCAGGTTTCCCGCATTTGCTGTGGACTCAGCCACTTCGCCGCCCTCACCA ACAGAGGAGAGCTGTTTGTGTGGGGCAAGAACATCCGAGGGTGCCTGGGAATCGGTCGCCTGGAAGACCAGTACTTCCCGTGGAGG GTGACGATGCCTGGGGAGCCTGTGGATGTGGCGTGCGGTGTGGACCACATGGTGACCCTGGCCAGGTCCTTCATCTGA